From the Pseudomonas sp. Teo4 genome, the window CCGTTCCCGATGCCGATGCCGGAAAAGTAAGGCGCTTCAGGGGAGTGGCGAGAACGGCGTTCGCCCTTCGGCGTTCTGCAGTTCCAGCAGGTATTTGCGGAAGATCTGGCCGAGCACTTGGGTGGCGTGCTCCAGTTCGTCGCGGGGCATCTGCTCGGTCACTTCGTCAGCCATGTCGAGCGCATCCTCGGCACCGTTGACTGCGGCCATCTTCAGAAGGATGTAAGCCTGCACATTGTTGGCCTTGACCCCCTCGCCATGGAAGAACATGGCGCCCAGGCGGTATTGGGCTTCGGCGTGGCCTTGCAACGAGGCTTTTTCGAACCAGTCCAGGGCCTTTTTCAGGTCTTTCGGCGTTTGTGTGTAGTAGTAGTCACCCAGTTCGAACTGTGCCTGGGCATCCCCGGTCGCCGCCGTTTGCTCGCACGCCTTCAGGGCATTCTGCAGGTCTTCTGGCTGAACGTTCAAAATGCAGCGGCCCGTCGCTGGAATCAGCAACGAGTTACCGCCCTCCGCCAGGGCCAGCAGGGGCTGAAGAAGCAACAGGCAGCCCATGGTCAGGGCGCGGCCGGTGCGGTTCATGGGGATCGACTTACCTCTGCAAAGCTACGGCCAATGTCTCTGGTGGCACATTATGGGATAAGCAGCGCCAACCTTACAAAGTTTTACGCGAATTTCTGTATCGGTAGGGGAGTTGGCTGATAGCGGCAGGTCTTTTATTGCTTGTGCCGGCCTCTTCGCGGGTAAACCCGCTCCTACAGGTATTGCACAGGTTTCAAGGCCTGTGAAGTACTTGTAGGAGCCGGCTTGCCGGCGATGAGGCCGGCAAGCCAAAGGCTTACTTGAGTTTGGCAAACGCTCGCTCAGCTGCATCCAGGGTGATCTGCAGTTCTTTCTCACCATGGGCGATGGAGGTGAAACCGGCCTCGAACGCGCTCGGGGCCAGGTACACGCCGCCTTCGAGCATCAGGTGGAAGAAGCGCTTGAAGCGCTCGGCATCGCTGGCCATGACGTCGTCGA encodes:
- a CDS encoding tetratricopeptide repeat protein, which codes for MNRTGRALTMGCLLLLQPLLALAEGGNSLLIPATGRCILNVQPEDLQNALKACEQTAATGDAQAQFELGDYYYTQTPKDLKKALDWFEKASLQGHAEAQYRLGAMFFHGEGVKANNVQAYILLKMAAVNGAEDALDMADEVTEQMPRDELEHATQVLGQIFRKYLLELQNAEGRTPFSPLP